Within the Novosphingobium pentaromativorans US6-1 genome, the region CGTCGATGCGGCTGTCGATCTCTTTCAGGTCGGAGAGCGGCAACTGGTCCAGCGCCAACCCGCGCGTTTCGGCGAGCTTGACCGCAGCGCCGGTTATGTGATGCGCCTCGCGGAAGGGAATGTTGCCCTCGCGCACCAGCCAGTCGGCAAGGTCGGTGGCCGTGGCAAAGCCCAGCTCGGCCGCGCCGCGCATGCGGTCGGTGCGGAATCTGGTGTCGGCGACCATCCCGGTCATCGCCGCGACCGACAGCGCCAGCAGGCTGGCGGCCTCGAAGACAGGCGGCTTGTCGTCCTGCATGTCCTTCGAATAGGCGAGCGGCAGGCCCTTCATCGTCATCATCAGCGCAGTCAGGCAGCCGGTGATGCGACCGGCATGGCCGCGCACCAGTTCGGCGGCGTCCGGGTTCTTCTTCTGCGGCATGATCGAGCTGCCGGTCGACAAGGCATCGGGCAGAGCCACGAAGCCGAAGGGCTGGCTCGCCCAGATGATGAATTCCTCCGCCAGACGCGAGAGGTGCAGCGAGCACTGCGAGGCCGCCATCAGGTAGTCGAGCGCAAAGTCGCGGTCGGACACCGAATCGAGACTGTTGTCGGTCGGCGCATCGAAGCCCAGCGCCTGCGCGGTCATCTTACGGTCGATCGGAAAGCCGGTCCCGGCCAGCGCCGCCGAGCCGAGCGGGCTGCGGTTCATCCGCTTGCGGGCATCGGCGAAGCGCGAACGATCGCGCGAGATCATCTCGTAATAGGCCATCAGGTGATGGCCCAGGGTAACCGGCTGCGCGGTCTGCAGGTGGGTGAAGCCGGGCATGATCGAATCGGCATGCTCACCGGCGCGGGTGACGAGCGCGACCTGCAGCGCCTCCAGACCGGCGTCGATCTGGTCGATGGAGTCGCGCACCCACAGGCGGAAATCGGTCGCCACCTGGTCGTTGCGCGAACGCGCCGTGTGCAGGCGACCCGCCGCCGGGCCGATCAACTCGGTGAGGCGCGATTCGGTCGTCATGTGGATGTCCTCGAGGTCCCAGTCCTCGGGCACGCCGTTCGCCTCGTACTCGGCCGCGACCTTGTCCAGCCCCTCGGAAATCAGCACCGCGTCCTCGCCCGCGACGATGCCGCAGGCACCCA harbors:
- the argH gene encoding argininosuccinate lyase yields the protein MWGGRFEGGPSAIMREINASIPFDKALWRQDIAASKAHVAMLGACGIVAGEDAVLISEGLDKVAAEYEANGVPEDWDLEDIHMTTESRLTELIGPAAGRLHTARSRNDQVATDFRLWVRDSIDQIDAGLEALQVALVTRAGEHADSIMPGFTHLQTAQPVTLGHHLMAYYEMISRDRSRFADARKRMNRSPLGSAALAGTGFPIDRKMTAQALGFDAPTDNSLDSVSDRDFALDYLMAASQCSLHLSRLAEEFIIWASQPFGFVALPDALSTGSSIMPQKKNPDAAELVRGHAGRITGCLTALMMTMKGLPLAYSKDMQDDKPPVFEAASLLALSVAAMTGMVADTRFRTDRMRGAAELGFATATDLADWLVREGNIPFREAHHITGAAVKLAETRGLALDQLPLSDLKEIDSRIDERVFKALSVEASVAARNSHGGTAPDQVRLRVAEARSALGLE